From a region of the Xyrauchen texanus isolate HMW12.3.18 chromosome 39, RBS_HiC_50CHRs, whole genome shotgun sequence genome:
- the pycr1b gene encoding pyrroline-5-carboxylate reductase 1b: MSVGFIGAGQLAHALVRGFTAAGVITANRITASSPDTDLPTVSGLRKMGVNFTTSNKEAAHKSDVLFLAVKPHIIPFVLDEIGPDIEDRHLIVSCAAGVTISSIEKKLLQYRTTPKVMRCMTNTPVVVREGATVYATGTHADLEDGKLLEQLMASVGFCTEVEEDLIDAVTGLSGSGPAYAFTALDALADGGVKMGLPRRLAVRLGAQALLGAAKMLLDSEQHPGQLKDNVCSPGGATIHALHFLESGGFRSLLINAVEASCIRTRELQYLADQEKISPAAIKKTTLDKVMQQPGVTVTSVGTKSRVNLFNNRSGVQKK; encoded by the exons ATGAGTGTTGGCTTTATTGGAGCGGGTCAGCTGGCACACGCGCTGGTCAGGGGGTTCACAGCAGCAG GTGTAATCACAGCAAACCGAATCACAGCGAGTTCACCTGACACAGATCTGCCCACAGTCTCCGGTCTGAGG AAAATGGGTGTCAATTTTACGACAAGCAACAAGGAAGCCGCACATAAGAGCGACGTTCTGTTCCTGGCAGTGAAACCGCACATCATCCCGTTTGTTCTGGATGAAATCGGTCCAGATATTGAAGATCGTCACCTCATCGTCTCCTGTGCTGCTGGAGTCACGATCAGCTCTATTGAGAAG AAACTGCTTCAGTATCGTACGACTCCTAAAGTGATGCGTTGTATGACGAACACGCCGGTAGTGGTGCGCGAGGGTGCTACGGTTTACGCCACGGGAACGCATGCTGATCTGGAGGATGGGAAACTGCTGGAGCAGCTGATGGCGAGTGTGGGGTTCTGTACGGAGGTGGAGGAAGATCTGATCGACGCCGTGACTGGACTGAGCGGCAGCGGACCTGCTTAT GCGTTTACGGCTCTCGATGCTCTCGCTGATGGAGGGGTGAAGATGGGGTTGCCACGGAGACTGGCGGTGCGACTGGGAGCTCAGGCGCTGCTG GGTGCGGCTAAAATGCTCCTGGACTCAGAGCAGCACCCCGGTCAGCTGAAAGACAACGTCTGCTCACCAGGTGGCGCTACCATCCATGCACTGCACTTCCTGGAGAGCGGCGGATTCCGCAGTTTGCTCATAAACGCTGTGGAGGCGTCCTGCATCAGGACACG GGAGCTGCAGTATCTGGCTGATCAGGAGAAGATTTCACCCGCTGCGATTAAGAAGACCACGCTGGATAAAGTGATGCAGCAGCCGGGCGTCACCGTAACATCTGTGGGCACCAAGAGCAGAGTGAACCTATTCAACAACCGGAGCGGAGTCCAGAAGAAATGA